The Candidatus Fermentibacter sp. genome window below encodes:
- a CDS encoding glycoside hydrolase family 15 protein: protein MVLTMRLQDLGLIGNCQFAALVERSGAIAWCCLPRFDSEPVFSTLLDARNGGSFLVGPAGGEPGTQRYIENTNVLETVFETPSGSFRVRDFAARFVQYDRPFRPTQIFRIVEPLGGTPRIRVLCDPRLGWSRQAPAQTFGSNHVRYEGFPTQVRLTSDIPISYLSGKPFALTERRHLVLTWGAPIEEPLGPLCSRFLQQTLQYWQRWVKECDVPPLFQHEVIRSALALKLHCFEDTGAIVASTTTSIPEAPGSGRNWDYRYCWLRDAYYALSAFRLLGHFDEREQFVRYLINVASSTPDLDLAPLYRIDAEADLDETVLPDWPGYENSGPVRVGNAAARQRQNDVFGEMVLALSPIYLDERFAAERSPATLDLLRRLTHKAIAVAGTPDAGIWELRAAPRVQTFSSLMCWAAAERMANVARTCCRDHEPDLRAAAARIHHDILANAWSERKGSLAASYGGTDLDASLLQAVSLRLLPADDVRLHKTVDAVQRELSQGGWLMRYRTDDGLGETTVAFVLCTFWLVEALAALGRAAEARALMQKTLAALSPLGLLSEDYAVAEDRLWGNFPQAYSHVGLIHAAFAASPRWSDVL, encoded by the coding sequence ATGGTGCTGACCATGCGCCTCCAGGATCTCGGCCTCATCGGGAACTGCCAGTTCGCGGCGCTGGTCGAGCGCTCCGGCGCCATCGCCTGGTGCTGCCTGCCGCGCTTCGACTCGGAGCCCGTCTTCTCGACGCTGCTCGACGCGCGGAACGGCGGGTCGTTCCTGGTCGGGCCGGCCGGCGGCGAGCCGGGCACGCAGCGCTACATCGAGAACACCAACGTCCTCGAGACGGTGTTCGAGACACCCTCCGGATCGTTCCGCGTCCGCGACTTCGCGGCGCGCTTCGTCCAGTACGACCGCCCGTTCCGCCCGACGCAGATCTTCCGCATCGTCGAGCCGCTCGGTGGCACGCCCCGGATCCGCGTCCTGTGCGACCCGCGGCTCGGCTGGTCCAGGCAGGCGCCGGCGCAGACGTTCGGGTCGAACCACGTGCGGTACGAGGGGTTCCCGACCCAGGTGCGGCTGACCTCCGACATCCCGATCTCGTACCTGTCGGGCAAGCCGTTCGCGCTGACCGAGCGCCGCCACCTCGTCCTGACGTGGGGCGCCCCCATCGAGGAGCCGCTCGGCCCGCTGTGCTCGCGGTTCCTGCAGCAGACGCTCCAGTACTGGCAGCGCTGGGTCAAGGAATGCGACGTGCCCCCGCTGTTCCAGCACGAGGTCATCCGCTCGGCGCTCGCGCTCAAGCTCCACTGCTTCGAGGACACGGGCGCCATCGTCGCGTCCACCACCACGTCCATCCCCGAGGCTCCCGGGAGCGGCCGGAACTGGGACTACCGCTACTGCTGGCTGCGCGACGCCTACTACGCGCTGTCGGCCTTCCGCCTGCTGGGGCACTTCGACGAGCGCGAGCAGTTCGTGCGCTACCTGATCAACGTGGCCAGCTCGACGCCGGACCTCGACCTGGCGCCGCTCTACCGGATCGACGCCGAGGCCGACCTCGACGAGACGGTCCTGCCCGACTGGCCCGGCTACGAGAACAGCGGCCCCGTGCGCGTGGGCAACGCCGCCGCGCGGCAGCGGCAGAACGACGTCTTCGGCGAGATGGTGCTGGCGCTCTCGCCGATCTACCTCGACGAGCGGTTCGCGGCCGAGCGGTCGCCCGCCACGCTCGACCTGCTGCGGCGCCTCACGCACAAGGCCATCGCGGTGGCCGGCACGCCGGACGCGGGCATCTGGGAGCTGAGGGCGGCGCCGCGGGTGCAGACGTTCTCGAGCCTGATGTGCTGGGCCGCCGCGGAGCGGATGGCCAACGTCGCACGCACCTGCTGCCGCGACCACGAGCCCGACCTGCGCGCCGCGGCCGCCAGGATCCACCACGACATCCTCGCCAACGCCTGGAGCGAGCGGAAGGGAAGCCTGGCCGCCTCCTACGGCGGGACGGACCTCGACGCCTCGCTGCTGCAGGCCGTCAGCCTGCGGCTCCTGCCCGCCGACGACGTGCGGCTGCACAAGACGGTGGACGCGGTGCAGCGCGAGCTGTCGCAGGGCGGCTGGCTCATGCGCTACCGGACCGACGACGGGCTGGGCGAGACCACCGTGGCGTTCGTGCTGTGCACCTTCTGGCTGGTGGAGGCGCTGGCCGCGCTCGGGCGCGCCGCGGAGGCCCGGGCCCTGATGCAGAAGACGCTCGCGGCGCTCTCGCCGCTGGGCCTGCTCTCGGAGGACTACGCGGTGGCGGAGGATCGCCTGTGGGGCAACTTCCCGCAGGCGTACTCGCACGTGGGACTCATCCACGCGGCCTTCGCGGCGTCGCCGAGGTGGTCCGACGTGCTGTGA